From the genome of Brassica napus cultivar Da-Ae unplaced genomic scaffold, Da-Ae ScsIHWf_1695;HRSCAF=2321, whole genome shotgun sequence:
CTTCTGAGCGTAAAACTGAAAGCAGGTGGCTTTCTCGTTCTTTGTATACCCTTGTTTGATTCTTGCATACATGGGTGAAGCTGCGTTTCTATCTAAACACCATGAAGACATTCAGAGAAGCTTCTACAAGGCAATACCAGGTACACAACTTCTTCAACGGTTTTAGCAAGTGTGGGATCTTTTATTCATAACTACAAGTTTATGTTTTGCAGAGCCAGTGTTCTGGCCAGTGTTCATCATAGCTACATTTGCAGCTGTGATTGGAAGCCAAGCTGTCATCTCCGCAACGTTCTCAATCATAAGCCAATGCTGTGCTCTTGACTGCTTCCCTCGCGTCAAGATCATTCACACTTCAAGCAAAATCCACGGACAGATCTACATTCCTGAAGTTAACTGGATGTTAATGTGTCTTTGCTTGGCTGTCACGGTAGGGTTAAGAGACACTAACATGATCGGCCACGCATACggtaaataaaaaccatcatcatcatcattaacataaacataaacgTTTTAGATTATAATAATCTCTTTTTGCTTTCCCCTGCAGGACTTGCTGTGACGTCTGTGATGCTTGTGACCACATGTCTGATGAGCTTAGTGATGACTATCGTCTGGAAGCAGAGAACCATCACAGTTCTCGCTTTCTTGATCTCTTTCGGCTCCGTAGAGCTTCTCTACTTCTCCTCATGCGTCTACAAGATACCCGAAGGCGGCTGGATCCCTATCCTCCTCTCCTTAACATTCATGTCCGTCATGTACATCTGGAACTACGGAACTACAAAGAAACACGAGTTCGACGTTGAGAACAAGGTGTCAATAGACCGGATCGTCGCGTTAGGACCGAGTATAGGGATGGTGAGAGTGCCCGGGATAGGACTTGTCTACACCAATTTAGTGACCGGAGTCCCAGCTGTCTTCGGACATTTCGTCACCAACTTGCCCGCCTTTCACCGGGTGCTTGTCTTTGTATGCGTTAAGTCAGTTCAGGTTCCATAcgttggagaagaagagaggttTGTGATAAGCAGAGTTGGTCCTAAAGAGTATGGGATGTTTAGGAGCGTGGTTAGGTATGGGTACAGAGATGTTCCGAGGGAGATGTATGACTTCGAAAGCCGGTTAGTCTCTGCTATTGTGGAGTTTGTTGAAACCGAACCGGGAACCGAAGGAGAAGAAGGGTGTGATAGCTTGAGGATGAGGAAGGAAGAGACTTTGGAGATAATGGAGGCGAAAGAGGCAGGAGTAGCGTATATACTGGGACAGTCTTACGCGAAGGCGAAGCAGTCTTCTTCCGTGTTGAAGAAGTTAGCGGTGGATGTTGTGTTTGCGTTCATGAGCACCAACTGCAGAGGAACGGATGTTGTGCTTAATGTTCCTCATACTTCTCTGCTCGAAGTTGGAATGGTTTATTACGTCTAAATGATGTTAAAATAAGATCAGTACAGTACATAGTAAGTAGCATAGTAGAAAGATCTAACTTTGTTTAACATAGAAGTTTAAATGTGTAAATATACATAAAGATGTGGAatagattatattataaagttttaaacatattttatagaGTCATAACATTTTGGTATGGTCACTTTTGGTATATATAACACGTTTAGTTTTTGCCTCTAAGCCCAGAGAGCAAGAAGTGACATAGAAGCAGAACCCAAGACCAAGGCCACAAAACAAAGCTTCTTCAGCTTGGAACCTGATTCATCCGCCGTAGTCAACATCTTGTTATGGAAGAAGTCTAACGCAATTAGGTCGACTAAGGCCATGTATATTAGAATCCCTGAGGATAGTGATCCTAATAAACCCTCCATTATCAATGCGTTTGGGTTCTGGTCATCGTAGCCGGTCGCTGCGAAAATCATCATCCCAAGTACTATCCCGAGAGGAGTTGTTACTGCGAACATCAAGCACATGTAGACCACTGTCCCTGCCTTAAACCCGGCctgaataataataaagaaaataatcaaaaccaaccataacattttttttcttggcaTAAAAAACCATAACTATAGACTACAGTGGTAAACTATACACTGACTATGTAACTTCTTTTTATTCATTCTAAGATGTCATGAAAAAACAACTATAGTGGGAACGATACATGAGACACACGAATGTTGTGATATTGCAGGGTCACCAAAATTTCGGTTCGATACAGAAACCAAAGTGACACATGAATTtcattcggtttggtttttatAAAGGTTTGTTTGGGTTCATATATAGTTGTTATGCATGAtcgtatatgtttatattcttAGAATCACCTTATTATTTGTCACTATTGCCATATAGTACATGATTATGaagaaataaacttttaaaatatatttagagatCACATATTCAAAGCTCTCTTGAATATACAAGCCTACTACTAACCCATCATATTTTATTCGTTAAATAAACGGGAATGAATA
Proteins encoded in this window:
- the LOC125598305 gene encoding potassium transporter 1-like, encoding MKNLQSFFFAPNHTPLFFLSFLRDSLTSLYSFPNFSLSLSLSLSLHIIIFSLFLQIFLQTENNTLLGAMNQSPSLIEQGISRQHLKKTVSCANVLTLAYQSLGVIYGDLSTSPLYVYKTTFSGKLSLHEDDEEIFGVFSFIFWTFTLIALFKYVFIVLSADDNGEGGTFALYSLLCRYAKLRVLPNHQEMDEKLSTYATGSPGETRQSAAVKSFFEKHPKSQKGLLIFVLLGTCMAIGDSVLTPTISVLSAVSGVKLKIPQLHENYVVIISCIILVAIFSVQRFGTHRVAFIFAPISTAWLLSISSIGVYNTIKWNPHIVSALSPVYMYKFLRNTGVEGWVSLGGVVLSITGVETMFADLGHFSSLSIKVAFSFFVYPCLILAYMGEAAFLSKHHEDIQRSFYKAIPEPVFWPVFIIATFAAVIGSQAVISATFSIISQCCALDCFPRVKIIHTSSKIHGQIYIPEVNWMLMCLCLAVTVGLRDTNMIGHAYGLAVTSVMLVTTCLMSLVMTIVWKQRTITVLAFLISFGSVELLYFSSCVYKIPEGGWIPILLSLTFMSVMYIWNYGTTKKHEFDVENKVSIDRIVALGPSIGMVRVPGIGLVYTNLVTGVPAVFGHFVTNLPAFHRVLVFVCVKSVQVPYVGEEERFVISRVGPKEYGMFRSVVRYGYRDVPREMYDFESRLVSAIVEFVETEPGTEGEEGCDSLRMRKEETLEIMEAKEAGVAYILGQSYAKAKQSSSVLKKLAVDVVFAFMSTNCRGTDVVLNVPHTSLLEVGMVYYV